CATATATCAACTGCAGTAAGTTTTTCCACTTCCCTTTTCAATGCTGCGGTATAAGCTCTTTCGATTCCGCCTATTGTTCCGAAAAAATTTGCCTTTTATGGATATTTTGAGACATGAGGGCAAACAGATTTCGTGGGATTTTTGTCACTCCTTCTTTAATAAGTTGATAAAGGCAGCCGTTTGGACTGAAGCATTGTCGTGTTGCAGCCTCAAGATGTTTATGCATTGGACCCTGTGTCTTAGTCATTTCGTATGCACTGCGACTCAAAAGGTCTATTTtttccccctttcttgctgcgatacttgagagcccagtgtttacagctgatccattaatctCTCGTAtgtgccagagatcttcgtgcTCTGTTTCAAgtgctcccaggtgtagtgcttcTTCTAGaatcttcaggtgtttgttgaggcgaccgTGCCCCGATAGGACTTAGATTTATACATTCAGCACAATTTCTCTGGTTGTTTCTCAGAAGAGTCTGCCTTCACAGACCTggaggttgtcccaataattggttttgatCCAATCTACTTTCTTCAATTGATAATACACTGACATGTGTCACCACTAATACTGTTTTTTCGCAAACTAGTCATCTGTAATGCTATTGCCAAAAATTTGGGGATCGCGTTTGGGCAGATAGAAGTTTTCTTGGCATGATTCAACAGGGCGCGACTTTTGGTCCTTAATAAGTACTTTTGATACCATCTTGATACTATAATCTTGATTTACCGTAATAATCAATATATTGTACcttaaactaaaatttaatagCTCAATAGCTCTTTCACTAGTATTTCCTTGTCGATTGTGGTTATCGTGGATGGAAAATTTGATTCCAAGGTTTTGTTCTACAAGGTTACAACACAATTCTAACGCGAGTATGCTCTCCTTATGCGTAGAGCATACATCCTCTACTTGTTTTCACGGGCCTAATCAATGTAGAGTTAGGTCACAATAAAATCACTGAAATCCCTTTCAGGATATAATATAGgtcttttcggaaactatgatacTATGCCAGGGAGATTACTTCTTGACTGATTGAGGATTCTAGCCTAGAACGAGTTTCCGTACGTagattttttatggaaatttcaaatttaaagctTTTCCCCTCAAGTATCcttctgttttattattttagttttgcGCTTTAATGGTTCCATGATATTTCATGTTATTACTCTATAGTTTCTCTGTGTTTATAGATCTAAATTTGGTTGTATAATAGATTTCAGGtctttaattattacaattataaatTGCCGGTACAAGGGTATAAATGAAATGGCTATGACTCGATTACTTTGACTAGTTTCTGAAAGATTGTTAATGTGTCCTAGAgatttagataatgaaaaacCTTAATCAGATGACACTTCTATTCCTTCTATTCTTTCCAGAAAAAGGAAAGTGTCAAAACATCTATTCGCACTAACGTCAACTAATGGGTTTTCTTATAAACGGGAATTCAGTATTTCCGATTCTATTTTTTAAGGAATTAATAATCTCGATGGATTAtctgaaattaacaaaaaatattttagtatatcGTCATGGACCTTCTGAAAGAGTCATTGTTGAATTCAACAACCGACAAAGGATTTGTGATAAGCAATTTTCCTAAAACGATTAGACAAGCCGAAGCTTTTACAAGAGAAATCGGTAATGTTAGCTTTGTATTTTATCTTTACACTGGATTTCCATTACTAATCGATCGCGCCCAACGGAAGTCTCCAGTTCCATTAGATCATGACGTCCTTCGAAGGAATCTATCGCTTCATACCAGAGAGATAAAAGCTTGTCTTGGAAAATTTGCCGTGAAAATTGAAAGTGTAAGTAGAAACTTAGTAAGTTGAGAAACACTATTGAAACTCTAATTTCAGATAAACACAAGTGGACTACCAGAAGAAACATTTCCGAAAGTAGAAAGTGCTCTTATTCGAAGAATGAATATCACAAGACCAATAATAACTGAAACCGATTATATTCAAACTCAAAAGATTCAACAAAATGATCAACAACAAAAATCGCCATCAATTGAAAGCATAAATCCAGAAGACATACAAAATCCAGACAAGTCAAGCAAGCAGGAGGAGTTGAGTAAAGAAGAggaatgtaataaaataaatgaaattgacagtaaagaagaaatgaaaatagttgaaaataaaatacaggAGTTGAAAGAAGAGTTGGTGAATTCCATTATGTCTAACGAAAGTGACATCGATAATATTGTAACGAAAGATAATGAATATGAggaaaaagaaatcaaatttaCTGAACTAAATCAAAAGAGTATTTAGATTAAACTATTAAATTTACCTGATGTTTAATTGACATTTCCTTGAAATCGTCGACATACATATCCGCACTAAACAAATGTGATTCGAACGgatgtttattttattcttttatacgGTTTTCATCAGTTAGTGCTTTGTTGGGAGACAATTTCTATTACACATTTGTTTCATTTGGTGAgaataatcataaatttatgttaataatatttattgcttgCGAGGTACCTTTTTTATAGctacatattttccaaatgtacacgaaattgaatattttggtttGAGAGTAGATGAGGGcgatgaaatataattttttgcgTGGAAAGTGTTCACTATAGGTGAAATGAGAtaaattaaaatggaaattagataagatagaaaataatttaagacATAGGCTCCTCCATAGGGATGTCCGATGTACGTCGATGTAACGAAAACATCGATATTTCTGCATATAATAGtaagttttcacaaaaaattaaaatatgtgtGAAATATGGATGTGAAAACATACAGTATTGCGCTATAGctccgggccccaggtccaagagggcctggccatcatttggaaatcattctgtattttttaatgtgttgATGCCACAAATCTAAAGTATTGatactattttgtgaatttttccgggtttccgaattccttaaggggccccgtcattattttagccccgggccttatataCAACTCTATAAAAATTTGGTCTTCTTGTACGGTAACAATAAAAGCAGCTTTTTCGTTACGTGGTTTGTTCTTTGTGGTTAAAttgtacattttgttttattttataataatcaagTTTCGTGTCTACGATGCTGTACATTTTAATGAAAGGTAAGTTTGTatatgttacgtcccaagcccgatcttgtacggagtcgagcttcgtacaatgaatttgtacgaagtccgatctgtacaagccattttgtagGAAGCcgagcttcgtacaatgaatttgtacgaagtccgatctgtacaagccattttgtacgaagccgagattggcggacttcggacagagatgattgtacgaactcgactctgtacaacgctggctggttgtacggagtcggagcatcgatactcactcggtaATGAGCGCGCTATTCCGAAGTAGTACacgcaacctaacctaacctaacctaacaatagaTGGTAGCCAACTAGCCGGAGAACATACTTTCAATCACAATACGTTTGTGTTTACTAACATCTTAATAGCGCGCTCATtaccgagtgagtatcgatgctccgactccgtacaaccagcgttgtacagagtcgacttcgtacaatcatccctgtccgaagtccgccaatctcgactccgtacaaaatggcttgtacagatcggacttcgtacaaattcattgtacgaagctcgactccgtacaagatcgggcttgggacgtaacatatatacgtaaattttttatattaaataaattctaaAGAACTTTTCCTATATGTATTGCTTGACATTTTCACTTCGTTGTTAATTACATAATGCGACGATGCTAGGATTTTGtttctttctttaaaaatttaagaTTTAAGGTAAGAATTGCTTTAacatatctaattttttatactttcagATTTCAATATGGCTCCTACTGAAAAAGTATAGTCTGgagtttctttgaaaaaatttataacaaaactgGCAAATGCAAACATtgccaaaaaatattaaatcggCAGGAAATACAACCAATTTAATGAGACATATCAGAAATGATCATAAATCTGTTTATTTGCAAACGTCACAAAAAATCGTAGACAATGAAGGATTAAAATCTTGTCTTATcctcaacaaaaaaaaaacaaatatcaggATTTCTAACCGAAAATGCTACTTTCTCGTATCGAAAGTAAGAACATTTGAGGAAAGTGCCACTGATGCAGGTGAGAATAGGAAGATCTACGTTTCAAGCAAAACCGAACAATTCAAGAATACTGATGCGAGAACATTTGAAAGAAGTGATGATAAAACAGCGATCCCAATACAACGTCCAAAACTAATAACAGATAGTTATGGTGCAAGATTACATTGCAGAAGTCGGTTTTCGGGTTATGGGGTGGCCAGCATACAGTCCTGAcctaaatcctatagaacatTTATGGGAAGAGCTAAAAAGGAGAACTAGAGCTAGACTTTCTAACCCAAACTAACCCAATACCAGAGCTTATTGTTGCAGTAGAATGGTGGATTAACCTCCCACAAGAAACAATAACTTAAATCAATGCCAAAAGTGGCTTCAATATTCACGTACATACGATACGAATTTTTTAGCAATATGAAACTGAGTACTTCAGAATGCATGTCATATTTGGGGAAGTAGTAGAGGGCGAAAATGTGTTAAATGCAGGACAATAGCATACAATCAAGTACCTAAATTCACTAATTAACAAACATTTTCGGAAACAAACAGTTTCTCTAAAATGAAGTGAGCAAATTTTCAGTTGTCTAATCCATTTTTTACTTCTATCAACAAGTTTTCTCTTCCCAATTTTAGTTTCCACAAGAACTTCAGAATTTCCTGCTACTGGAAAACTGTGAAAGCTCAGTTCGGGATTTTTTTTTAGAGAAAGAAATGAGGATTATAACTAATAATTATTCCGATTCAAAATGAATTAAACgtggaaataatttaattgacaGTCTCAATTTTACACTGCTTTAAGTTACCCAAAACACAACATTGTATATAACTTAGTTACACATACACCAGTAAGAGAGATTATCGTTTATGAAAGAATACTTATAAGGATTAGCACCATGGTTATAAACATCTTcgcaaataaattattattttcctataattttttgaGAAGTTATACTCAGCTGACCTTGAAAGGTGAACATGTGATATCGCATTGTTTTTAATTGATGCACTTCTGTCTTCAGCTCTTGGATCAATTCAACGTTTAAATACCTACATgtcttttaattgaaatatcatcGGGATCAGCAGTAATGTTTTCCGCAGAACGAACTGAGCGACCTCACAAAGGTGTTTTCACATCTCTTACTGACCAGGTTTGTTGGAATTTGCGTACAATTCTCTCCATTGTTGACATATTTGGCTAATTATGCTGACTAAAAAATTCACGTGCACGAAGTTCCTTTTGATTTGAACGCCTAAAGGCTTTTTTAGCAACCTTAATGAGCTTTTCCATTCAAGCCAGTAGCTTTTGGTAGAAATACCATTCTAGAATTATGTGGATAATTAGGCAAACTTGACTGAAGTCGATTAGAAATTCCTAATAATAACAGTAAAACTAAACgattttaacagaaaaaaataagaaagactGTTCGAAAGAGCCACAAGATAACAAGGAAAACATGGATAGAAATAAAAGGACTAGCAATTGAAAGGGAAATATTGTGATACATTTATTTAGAACTAACATTAACAAATTGTTCCTAAATCTTCCATTTTGTAAAATCTTTCGATTGATGATAAATACTGATATTTTATCACCAATATTTCCATAGATTTTTTCTATTGTGTTATTTCAGGAATTGAAATCATCTAACAATCAACGGGATATTGATATGAATAAATTAGTAATGAGAAtcatagtaataattatttatttgtcaCCAATCACTTACCAAAAGAGACAATGTGGCAAAGTAACAGGACTgcaagagttttttaaaatgaaaaactgtCATAGATCTACTTTATTACCGGTCATATTTTGGGGAAACGCTAATAAAGTTGAGGATTGCATGGCTCATGCTAGACAAAAGAAAGGAATGGCATTCAATTACAGTCCACTTGATGGGAGAAAGTATAGTAAAAGATTTACCTCACCATGTCAAGTATTAGGTTGTCCCGAAATTGCAAAAAGCTCAACTTTGATAGAAGATATAGCGTTTGATTATTACAGCGTATACGGAAACTGGTCAAGTAggtatttaatagttttaatgctggaaccgttggtgatattcatactaagtacactgtttacaccaaccaACTagaccaacactcacaattacactgtctgatgtaagtttagataaccaagttatcgtcttcagaagcTGAAGGTAAACTAAGCTTTAGTCTatgaagacgacaacttggttatcgaaatgcgatTCTGACGGTGTAATtatgttagtgtagtggtagtgtaaacagtaggTTTGGTCGTTTGTATTCTCTATCTTTTACGTAATTAATATCTCATTATCGTCTCTATGTAGGTTGACATAATTCTATTATGTATGGCATCCCTCGTTGTATTCTCAGTCTTGTCTAGTTACTTCCGACAAAAACGTGTATTCCGCATCGTGTCCGCAATACTCACAGTCGTATCCCTCAGGAGCTGAGTAAGTTAATCTTACTGCACGGTTTAAGGTCCTTTATTAGTCAGATCGTCCAATTTCCTGTTTGTTTTTCTGTCCACAATTGTTGCAATGACTGTCTCGTCCTATCTCGTTCAGTGGTTCTAACCTCCTGTTGCTCTATATTCGCGATGTTTTCATATACCTTCTTACGTTAGAAAGCCCAGAAACTGTGCAGAAACCATCCGGTAAGTGCTAACGATCCACAGTGCTCCCCGTCTCTGTACTATCATCATCGTATCGCAGTATTTTTTGTCTACTTATTGAAAGCCTgcatgtaataattttttaagttaCAGAAAATAGTACCTGCATTAAAAGTATTGGATTATTCACTTtattacatcaaaaacaaaattacacaaaatcTATCGAGGCCTGTCAAAAATTGGGAGCAGATATCGCAGACGTTACCTCCGATATCAGAACTAGGCATTTATCTGAGATAATTGATAATCTAAACGGTTGGTATAACGTGGCCTATGTAGGACTTGACGATATGTATGAAGAAGGAAATTTCGTTACTTCTTTTGATGTTCCATTGAAATGCGTTCCTTTTAGGTATGTATTTTCGTATCATCGTTAATGCCGATTCACAAACTTGACTTTCTGTTTGCGGTTGCCGCCGttataaaattaagaacattgaAATGTATAGGACCATTCTCAGTTGCTGTTTGACGTCGCCATCTGTCGCTGCTGACTTTAAacttaaacaaattttatctatttttatgtatggaacgcctcaattatctcttgtacgattt
The window above is part of the Diorhabda sublineata isolate icDioSubl1.1 chromosome 3, icDioSubl1.1, whole genome shotgun sequence genome. Proteins encoded here:
- the LOC130441763 gene encoding adenylate kinase-like, producing MSGIQNKNLPIIWITGPPNSGKKTIGRLIRNKYEFDYINITDLLREEINKESSRAVIIKRHINAQKKVPDYIVMDLLKESLLNSTTDKGFVISNFPKTIRQAEAFTREIGNVSFVFYLYTGFPLLIDRAQRKSPVPLDHDVLRRNLSLHTREIKACLGKFAVKIESINTSGLPEETFPKVESALIRRMNITRPIITETDYIQTQKIQQNDQQQKSPSIESINPEDIQNPDKSSKQEELSKEEECNKINEIDSKEEMKIVENKIQELKEELVNSIMSNESDIDNIVTKDNEYEEKEIKFTELNQKSI
- the LOC130441764 gene encoding uncharacterized protein LOC130441764; the protein is MFSAERTERPHKGVFTSLTDQELKSSNNQRDIDMNKLVMRIIVIIIYLSPITYQKRQCGKVTGLQEFFKMKNCHRSTLLPVIFWGNANKVEDCMAHARQKKGMAFNYSPLDGRKYSKRFTSPCQVLGCPEIAKSSTLIEDIAFDYYSVYGNWSITENSTCIKSIGLFTLLHQKQNYTKSIEACQKLGADIADVTSDIRTRHLSEIIDNLNGWYNVAYVGLDDMYEEGNFVTSFDVPLKCVPFRSWAPGHPISDTNKHNCVVLDANQLWRVVDCRRKFPVLCELLPQKPKEDGCDKIPNKDEKRRCVTKFKNNSDFVRNLTRIEQCAIWNAEDNLNKNKKNK